A region from the Stygiolobus caldivivus genome encodes:
- a CDS encoding FAD-binding oxidoreductase, giving the protein MLLREELSKIVGNEWVISSDEKKLYGFDGLTAVKGEPELVVLPGSEEEVIKVIRLLVSRKRKVIIRGSGTSLSGATVPLNGDEVVVGLSRINKVYRLEGLEIEVGPGIINAMVTKNAPPNLFYAPDPASYQVSSIGGNISHDSGGIHVVKYGPTFNSIIKIKVILPNGAVEDFRPSPLFNPTSIFIGAEGTLGAVLRARLRLFIRPKEKKSVIATFNSLRDAANAIVDIFRHGIVPSALEMMDRYSIIAIEKSRYKAGIPEVEALLLIELDGSQVFEEESKVKSLIASNGGEIINVKDDSKYWNARKGAFPAMGSISPAYITLDCNVLRSNLADTLEKIREIARKYNVYIANVFHAGDGNLHPLISYHPDDFYSFYRAVRASDEIEKMVIENGGVPSGEHGIGIEKVKYIEKYYDADSIEVMRRLKHNFDPEGLFNPCKIFGGCNINSKELKVLWEWD; this is encoded by the coding sequence GTGCTATTACGGGAGGAGTTAAGCAAAATTGTTGGAAATGAATGGGTGATCTCTTCGGACGAGAAAAAACTTTATGGTTTTGACGGTCTCACTGCGGTAAAGGGAGAACCCGAACTGGTAGTCTTACCGGGTAGTGAAGAAGAAGTTATTAAGGTAATAAGACTGTTAGTGTCTAGGAAGAGAAAAGTTATAATCAGAGGTTCAGGTACTAGTCTTAGTGGGGCTACGGTTCCCCTTAATGGGGACGAGGTAGTAGTAGGTCTAAGTAGAATAAATAAAGTCTATAGGTTGGAGGGGCTGGAAATTGAGGTAGGTCCAGGGATTATAAATGCGATGGTGACTAAAAACGCCCCTCCTAATTTATTTTATGCGCCTGACCCTGCCAGTTATCAAGTCTCATCTATTGGAGGAAACATTTCCCATGATTCAGGCGGTATCCATGTGGTAAAGTATGGACCTACGTTTAATAGTATTATAAAAATTAAAGTTATTTTACCTAATGGTGCAGTAGAAGATTTCAGGCCCTCTCCTCTCTTTAACCCTACGAGTATATTTATCGGTGCCGAAGGTACTCTAGGAGCGGTTCTCAGGGCGAGGCTCAGACTCTTTATAAGGCCTAAAGAGAAAAAGAGCGTAATAGCTACGTTTAATTCACTAAGAGACGCTGCAAATGCAATAGTTGATATATTCAGACACGGGATAGTCCCTTCGGCATTAGAAATGATGGACAGGTACTCTATTATCGCTATTGAAAAAAGCCGGTATAAGGCCGGTATACCTGAGGTAGAAGCATTACTTTTAATTGAACTCGACGGGTCTCAAGTTTTTGAGGAGGAGAGTAAAGTTAAGAGCCTTATTGCGAGCAACGGAGGAGAAATAATTAATGTTAAGGATGATTCAAAGTATTGGAACGCGAGAAAGGGTGCATTTCCGGCTATGGGGTCAATTTCTCCGGCTTATATAACCTTAGACTGTAATGTCCTGAGGAGTAACCTAGCAGATACGTTAGAAAAAATTAGAGAGATCGCTAGGAAATACAATGTCTATATCGCTAATGTATTTCATGCGGGAGACGGGAATTTACATCCTTTGATTTCATACCACCCAGACGACTTCTATAGTTTCTATAGGGCAGTTAGAGCAAGTGATGAAATCGAGAAGATGGTTATTGAAAACGGTGGTGTACCGTCTGGTGAGCACGGTATTGGGATAGAGAAGGTAAAGTATATTGAAAAATATTATGACGCTGACAGTATTGAAGTAATGAGAAGGTTAAAACATAACTTCGACCCGGAAGGCCTTTTTAACCCTTGCAAGATATTTGGTGGGTGCAACATAAATTCTAAGGAACTAAAGGTGCTTTGGGAATGGGATTAA
- a CDS encoding (Fe-S)-binding protein, which translates to MGLNEELSKCVHCGFCLEACPTYVITRSETHSPRGRIAAVKLGINSEGLATCMFCRRCELACPSGVKYSDIITAIRKPNLLEKIILKMLENPKSLVSFVKPVLRLEGFSPLEYEDEDYDIVLFPGCITSVVFRKTVENALRYLKSQGYRVKIFNGCCGLAHAHVGEMERAKQLVGKLKEVQNKPIISLSSNCSAFMKENGLDVYDFSEFIVKLNKDLPKKDIEVTVHEPCHAHLLGLDKYTREVLLRMGVNIKESEEPSFECGAGGDYFLFHRELSEQVMSVKREKTLKSGVSTVVSTNPSCSIAFLKMGLTPVHVADLIFK; encoded by the coding sequence ATGGGATTAAATGAAGAACTATCTAAGTGTGTCCATTGCGGTTTCTGTCTAGAGGCTTGCCCTACATATGTCATCACTAGGTCAGAGACTCACTCTCCGAGGGGCAGGATTGCGGCTGTAAAACTAGGGATAAATAGTGAGGGTTTAGCTACGTGTATGTTTTGTAGAAGATGCGAACTTGCTTGCCCCAGCGGGGTTAAGTATTCCGATATAATAACTGCAATCAGAAAACCTAATCTATTAGAAAAAATAATACTGAAAATGTTAGAAAATCCTAAGAGTCTAGTATCATTTGTAAAACCCGTCCTTAGGTTAGAGGGCTTTTCGCCCCTAGAATACGAGGACGAGGACTACGATATAGTATTATTCCCAGGTTGTATAACCTCTGTTGTATTCAGGAAGACAGTAGAGAACGCTTTAAGGTACCTCAAGAGTCAAGGGTATAGAGTGAAGATATTCAACGGCTGTTGCGGGTTAGCTCACGCTCACGTAGGAGAGATGGAAAGGGCTAAACAACTGGTAGGCAAATTAAAAGAGGTTCAAAATAAGCCTATTATCTCCCTTTCGTCTAACTGTTCGGCTTTTATGAAGGAGAACGGGTTAGACGTGTACGATTTTTCAGAGTTTATAGTCAAGTTAAATAAAGACTTACCTAAAAAGGATATTGAGGTTACTGTTCATGAACCTTGCCATGCCCACTTACTTGGATTAGATAAGTATACTAGAGAAGTTTTGCTCAGGATGGGAGTTAACATTAAAGAATCCGAGGAGCCATCTTTCGAATGCGGTGCGGGTGGAGATTATTTCCTTTTTCACAGAGAGCTTTCTGAACAAGTTATGAGCGTAAAGAGAGAGAAGACTCTAAAGAGTGGAGTCAGTACTGTCGTGTCTACTAATCCATCATGTTCAATTGCCTTCCTGAAGATGGGCTTGACCCCAGTTCATGTTGCTGATTTGATTTTTAAGTAA
- a CDS encoding ParA family protein — MIITVINQKGGVGKTTTSVNLAYTLAKVKNTALIDLDPEGGATVSFGMRREKKDYPLGGKSVNIFNVEMFPAHIGLLKVELNGDIESTVSMLHKISESFDYLVIDTPPNLGTLSVSAMMAADKIVTPITPQPLVLEAARNLDSRLSSLNKTALAFTNMSKKAVSVEYSAVKSIDIAIPQSKLFSEATRLGVPAIRYEEFRVKKPKFGSLYEKLAKVVTES, encoded by the coding sequence ATGATAATTACGGTAATTAACCAAAAAGGTGGGGTCGGTAAAACAACTACTTCGGTTAACCTAGCCTATACTTTAGCTAAGGTAAAAAATACAGCTCTAATTGACCTCGACCCAGAAGGAGGTGCAACTGTGTCTTTCGGGATGAGAAGAGAAAAGAAAGATTATCCTTTAGGTGGAAAAAGCGTTAACATATTTAACGTCGAAATGTTCCCCGCACATATTGGACTACTTAAAGTCGAGCTGAACGGCGATATAGAATCAACAGTATCTATGTTGCATAAGATATCTGAATCGTTTGACTATTTAGTGATCGATACACCCCCTAATTTAGGTACCTTATCAGTATCAGCTATGATGGCTGCTGATAAGATAGTCACTCCGATTACGCCTCAACCGCTAGTCTTAGAAGCTGCTAGAAACCTAGATTCTAGGCTCTCTAGCCTCAATAAAACGGCACTGGCTTTTACCAACATGAGCAAGAAAGCGGTTAGTGTAGAATACTCTGCGGTGAAGAGTATCGATATAGCGATCCCTCAATCTAAACTCTTCTCTGAAGCCACTAGACTAGGGGTTCCTGCAATAAGATATGAAGAGTTTAGAGTGAAGAAGCCGAAGTTTGGAAGCCTTTACGAAAAACTAGCTAAGGTAGTGACGGAGTCATGA
- a CDS encoding glycosyltransferase, which produces MLISEILLLLPVLADLLIVYQVVQEVKLRSSVKGNYKGFTSVIIPVRGIDVNAECNIRSLLNQDYKDYEVIYVVDDIKDPIVDVLKKYNIKVVVAESVCEECSGKIKAQLTGLKYAKGDIIVFGDSDTYYPRHWLKELVSPLSDYVATTVFSWPKPYKFSLKNLIRAGFWTFGFESQAVGGTFLWGGSMAFRRDFFSVDVIEDLKKQWCDDCTLSRIAKQRGKIGFVFKAMPLNVFDENDLIRWSKRQILTVRIYSNKGYKGFLIVSVFFALFLALLLILHNLVFISPFFMWISKNIIRGLNSGIKYSIIPSIMSVPAIFFTLFVAIISYKEKYIFWRGKVYKV; this is translated from the coding sequence ATGTTAATCTCGGAAATATTATTACTTTTACCAGTTCTAGCAGATTTATTAATAGTTTATCAGGTAGTTCAGGAAGTCAAACTCAGGTCTTCGGTGAAAGGAAACTATAAAGGATTTACCTCTGTTATAATACCCGTAAGAGGGATAGACGTAAACGCTGAATGTAATATAAGATCACTTCTTAACCAAGATTATAAGGACTATGAAGTAATCTATGTAGTAGACGATATAAAAGACCCTATAGTGGACGTTTTGAAAAAGTATAACATAAAAGTAGTGGTAGCTGAGAGTGTTTGTGAAGAATGTAGCGGAAAAATCAAGGCACAGCTAACCGGTTTGAAGTACGCTAAAGGTGATATAATAGTATTTGGAGACTCTGACACTTACTATCCGAGGCATTGGCTTAAAGAGCTGGTATCTCCCTTATCCGATTATGTCGCCACGACCGTATTTTCGTGGCCTAAACCCTATAAGTTCTCGTTAAAGAATTTAATTAGGGCTGGGTTTTGGACATTTGGTTTTGAGTCACAAGCTGTAGGGGGGACTTTTTTATGGGGTGGGTCAATGGCGTTTAGGAGAGATTTCTTTTCCGTTGACGTAATTGAAGATTTGAAGAAGCAGTGGTGTGATGATTGTACCTTGTCGAGAATAGCTAAGCAGAGAGGTAAAATAGGTTTTGTATTCAAGGCTATGCCCCTTAACGTTTTCGACGAAAACGATTTAATTAGGTGGTCTAAGAGGCAAATTTTAACGGTTAGGATTTATTCGAATAAGGGTTACAAAGGGTTTTTGATCGTGTCAGTGTTTTTCGCACTATTTTTAGCCCTATTATTAATCTTACACAACTTAGTTTTCATATCTCCGTTTTTTATGTGGATTTCTAAGAATATAATTCGGGGACTTAATTCGGGCATTAAATACTCCATAATCCCTTCTATAATGTCTGTACCAGCAATCTTTTTCACACTTTTTGTAGCCATAATTTCATATAAGGAAAAGTATATATTTTGGCGAGGTAAAGTTTACAAAGTGTGA
- the nucS gene encoding endonuclease NucS: MYEVLLDPTVGDAKSFLEKYVGKTLLTILAECEILYRGRAFSHASLSVRLTLIKPDGSVIIHEGTKREPINWQPPGSKIELSVEDRVLRVKAERKRPKEILEILMSRVFYITSAYVNEGNFVLMGSEKDEVDMVISKPELIEDGFIPIQREYTTPYGKVDLLGKDSQGNFLVLEFKRSKATLQAVSQLYRYVMYFKERGEKVRGILVAPGISENALNLLKRLGLEYVNLGNIITFTSSSRFINSLSGSSGSQTQVFGERKL, from the coding sequence GTGTATGAAGTATTACTAGACCCCACAGTAGGTGACGCTAAATCATTTTTAGAAAAGTACGTAGGTAAAACACTTTTAACAATCCTTGCAGAGTGCGAGATATTATACAGAGGGAGGGCATTTTCTCACGCCTCTTTATCAGTTAGGCTTACTTTAATCAAACCTGACGGGAGTGTTATCATCCATGAAGGGACTAAGAGAGAGCCTATAAACTGGCAACCACCTGGAAGTAAAATAGAGTTAAGTGTAGAGGATAGAGTCTTGAGAGTGAAAGCTGAAAGGAAGAGACCAAAGGAAATACTGGAGATTTTGATGTCTAGAGTATTCTATATAACATCAGCTTACGTGAATGAGGGAAACTTTGTACTGATGGGGAGTGAAAAAGATGAGGTAGATATGGTGATCTCCAAGCCTGAATTAATAGAGGACGGATTTATCCCTATACAGCGTGAATATACTACACCTTACGGAAAGGTTGACCTACTGGGGAAAGATTCACAAGGAAACTTCTTAGTGTTGGAGTTTAAGAGGTCTAAAGCTACCCTTCAAGCCGTTTCTCAGCTCTACAGATACGTAATGTATTTCAAAGAAAGGGGTGAGAAAGTAAGGGGTATCCTGGTAGCACCGGGTATAAGTGAAAACGCTTTAAACTTGCTAAAACGTTTGGGATTAGAGTATGTTAATCTCGGAAATATTATTACTTTTACCAGTTCTAGCAGATTTATTAATAGTTTATCAGGTAGTTCAGGAAGTCAAACTCAGGTCTTCGGTGAAAGGAAACTATAA
- a CDS encoding SDR family NAD(P)-dependent oxidoreductase: protein MGRLEGKKIFIVGTSKGLGYAIAYFSSIEGAEVIVNSRNEKKLREICENVKNCKYVVGDVSSPEKAEEVVNKAGDFTDLVVTVGGYVEDTINDIKGLDEMITNHLKTPLYVVKSSLSRLNRGSTVVLVSAIRGIYTALPFQLSYSIAKAGIAKAVEVLASELLEKEIRVVGIAPSVIDGEFMPNRDWKKMRRLGDYKAPPEDFARVVVWLLSEESSWVNGVVIPVDGGARLKT from the coding sequence ATGGGGAGATTAGAAGGTAAGAAAATTTTTATCGTAGGGACAAGTAAAGGACTAGGTTATGCTATTGCGTATTTTTCGTCCATAGAAGGTGCTGAAGTAATTGTAAACTCTAGAAATGAGAAGAAACTCAGAGAAATTTGCGAGAACGTGAAGAATTGTAAATATGTAGTAGGAGACGTCTCGTCCCCTGAGAAAGCTGAAGAAGTAGTAAATAAAGCCGGAGATTTTACTGACCTAGTAGTAACAGTAGGGGGTTATGTTGAAGACACGATAAATGACATAAAAGGGCTTGACGAAATGATTACCAACCATTTAAAGACTCCTCTCTATGTAGTGAAGAGTTCTCTGTCTAGACTTAATAGGGGGTCGACTGTTGTCTTAGTCTCAGCTATAAGAGGCATATATACAGCTTTACCTTTTCAGTTATCCTATAGCATCGCTAAAGCCGGAATAGCTAAAGCGGTAGAAGTCCTTGCCTCAGAACTCCTTGAAAAAGAGATTAGAGTGGTAGGTATAGCTCCGAGCGTAATTGACGGCGAGTTTATGCCCAACAGGGACTGGAAGAAGATGAGGAGACTAGGGGACTATAAAGCTCCCCCTGAAGACTTTGCCAGAGTGGTAGTGTGGTTATTAAGTGAAGAGTCCTCTTGGGTGAACGGAGTAGTTATACCCGTGGATGGAGGAGCGAGGCTGAAAACATGA
- a CDS encoding thioredoxin domain-containing protein, producing the protein MNKLKDSKSAFLRLSADSEINWYEWGEEAFRKAKEEDKPILVDVGAAWCHWCHVMDETTYKDKEVIRIINENFIAIKVDRDEMPDLDKKLQLAVSSLTGESGWPLTVFMTPEGQVFYGGTYFPPDDAYGRIGFKKLLLELSRVWKEERDKITQVAETLHSSLESITYSKEKAEWDKVEEVVSAIVSNYDFDHGGLQGTMKFPHPTIDELLLAYSYYTNSDTEARLSMYTLKKMYYGGIFDQVGGGFHRYTVDDEWYVPHFEKLLIDNAELLLDYVHAYHYSTDTEILDALTLTSDFILREMFLGEGFANSLDADSEGKEGYYYTWTEDEFRDALQNEDYRLWVRVFNVDRGEEVEGRKVLKRTADLKDLSKHFNDPLGKLKEVRAKLLEYRETHRKPPFKDDNTYTYPNARVAQALLESSIITGKGMREALKVIEKISPNVSRRLDGGKEGLPEDYASALLAIITAYEVTGDKKYRELSIELSERVKSLDYNYPVDSPNESVASLALKGILKTKIIKGETIDLEVPFAPSPLFTAGVTQIVSSLVKGTAHVVIVNEKDGKADSLHKASLLSYHPMKVVEVVTPDDVDFLPSFIRSMVKFNQGSSRAYVCKGNTCSMPVTSTENIKLLLKSNR; encoded by the coding sequence ATGAATAAATTAAAAGACTCTAAGAGCGCGTTCTTAAGGTTATCAGCTGACAGTGAGATAAATTGGTATGAATGGGGAGAGGAAGCATTTAGAAAGGCTAAGGAAGAGGATAAGCCGATCCTTGTAGATGTGGGGGCAGCGTGGTGCCATTGGTGTCACGTTATGGACGAGACAACGTATAAAGATAAAGAAGTAATTAGGATAATAAACGAGAATTTTATCGCTATTAAAGTAGATAGGGATGAAATGCCCGATTTAGATAAAAAACTTCAACTGGCCGTTAGCTCTCTAACCGGTGAATCGGGTTGGCCTTTGACGGTTTTTATGACACCTGAAGGTCAAGTTTTTTACGGCGGTACTTATTTTCCGCCTGATGACGCTTACGGGAGAATCGGCTTCAAAAAACTTCTCTTAGAATTATCCAGGGTTTGGAAAGAAGAAAGAGATAAAATTACCCAAGTAGCTGAAACTCTTCACTCTTCTCTCGAGAGTATAACCTACTCTAAGGAAAAAGCCGAGTGGGACAAAGTAGAAGAAGTCGTATCAGCTATAGTTTCCAACTATGACTTTGACCACGGCGGACTACAAGGTACAATGAAGTTCCCGCATCCTACTATTGATGAGTTGCTCTTAGCTTATTCATACTATACTAACAGCGATACGGAAGCTAGGTTATCTATGTATACGCTAAAGAAGATGTATTACGGTGGTATATTTGACCAAGTCGGGGGAGGATTCCATAGGTATACGGTAGATGATGAGTGGTATGTCCCTCATTTCGAGAAACTTTTGATAGATAACGCAGAGTTACTTTTAGACTACGTTCACGCTTATCACTACAGCACAGACACAGAAATCTTAGACGCATTAACGTTAACTTCAGATTTTATACTGAGAGAGATGTTTCTAGGAGAAGGTTTTGCTAACAGTTTAGACGCGGACTCGGAGGGCAAAGAAGGCTATTATTACACGTGGACTGAAGACGAGTTTAGAGACGCACTGCAGAATGAAGACTATAGACTATGGGTAAGGGTATTCAACGTAGATAGAGGAGAAGAAGTTGAAGGGAGAAAAGTCCTAAAGAGGACTGCGGACCTCAAGGACCTTTCGAAACACTTTAATGACCCGTTAGGTAAATTAAAGGAGGTAAGGGCTAAACTTCTGGAATATAGAGAAACACACAGAAAGCCTCCTTTTAAGGACGACAATACATACACGTATCCCAATGCTAGAGTAGCCCAAGCCTTGCTAGAATCCAGTATAATAACGGGCAAGGGGATGAGAGAGGCATTAAAAGTAATAGAAAAGATCTCGCCGAATGTATCAAGGAGGCTAGACGGTGGAAAAGAAGGGTTACCTGAAGATTACGCTTCTGCCCTCCTCGCAATAATTACAGCCTATGAAGTGACAGGGGACAAAAAGTACAGAGAACTATCCATAGAGCTATCGGAAAGAGTAAAGAGTCTAGACTATAACTACCCTGTTGATTCACCTAATGAATCGGTCGCGTCATTAGCCCTCAAAGGAATTTTAAAGACAAAGATAATTAAAGGAGAGACAATAGATCTAGAAGTCCCTTTCGCTCCTAGTCCCCTCTTCACTGCTGGAGTTACCCAAATTGTATCATCTCTAGTTAAAGGTACGGCTCATGTGGTTATAGTTAACGAGAAAGACGGTAAGGCTGATAGCCTTCATAAAGCGTCTTTGCTGTCTTATCACCCAATGAAGGTGGTAGAGGTCGTAACGCCAGATGACGTCGACTTCCTACCGTCTTTTATCAGGTCGATGGTTAAGTTTAATCAAGGCAGTAGTAGGGCTTATGTATGTAAGGGCAATACGTGCAGTATGCCCGTTACGTCAACAGAAAATATTAAACTATTACTTAAATCAAACCGTTGA
- a CDS encoding nucleotidyltransferase family protein, with protein sequence MVSAIVLAGGYATRLRPLSLTKPKALLPILDKPLIDYILDALEYSQVDNIYLSLRVMADKILEHIKNTNRNVIPVVESERLGDAGPLRIINNQYNLSDDVIVVYGDIYNEVDYKRLIEFHQSEGCDATVVGTQVEDPKRYGVLVVDDHKLIQIIEKPKVPVGNLINAGVYIFKRKLFEKIDGLANGNAVSISRDFLPKLISSGTCISVYPYKGLWMDIGIPSDYMRINLELLTLKYPKGFIGENANVSEKAELRPPFYISNGVTVGGDSFIRSSIVGRRSKIGKGSYIEESIFMENVQIGDFSSIVDSIIGENSTVGKWNRVESSILGDEVTTYNNIMINKDTIILPYKEVTESIHERGKIIL encoded by the coding sequence ATGGTTTCAGCCATAGTATTAGCTGGAGGATATGCCACACGTTTAAGACCCCTTAGCCTTACAAAACCTAAAGCACTTTTACCCATATTAGATAAACCACTTATAGATTACATACTCGACGCTCTAGAGTATTCACAAGTAGATAACATCTACCTCTCACTTAGAGTAATGGCGGACAAGATCCTAGAACATATTAAAAATACAAACAGAAATGTTATTCCGGTAGTAGAGTCAGAGAGGTTAGGAGACGCGGGACCTCTCAGGATAATAAATAACCAATACAACCTTTCCGACGATGTAATAGTAGTATATGGAGATATCTATAATGAAGTAGACTATAAGAGATTAATAGAATTCCATCAAAGCGAAGGGTGTGACGCTACCGTCGTTGGGACCCAAGTTGAAGACCCAAAAAGATATGGTGTCCTTGTGGTAGATGACCATAAGCTGATCCAAATAATAGAAAAGCCTAAAGTACCCGTAGGCAACCTCATCAACGCAGGAGTTTATATCTTCAAGAGGAAGTTATTCGAAAAAATAGACGGGTTAGCTAACGGAAACGCAGTCTCAATAAGCAGGGACTTCTTACCTAAGCTAATTTCATCGGGCACGTGCATCTCGGTATACCCGTATAAGGGGTTATGGATGGATATCGGAATACCATCTGATTACATGAGGATTAACTTAGAGCTCTTAACTCTCAAATACCCTAAGGGGTTCATAGGTGAAAACGCTAATGTAAGCGAAAAGGCGGAGCTAAGACCACCTTTTTACATAAGTAACGGGGTTACTGTAGGCGGTGACTCATTTATTAGAAGCTCTATTGTGGGGAGGAGGAGTAAAATAGGTAAAGGAAGCTATATTGAGGAGAGCATTTTCATGGAAAACGTACAAATCGGAGACTTTAGTAGCATAGTCGATAGTATAATTGGCGAAAACTCAACTGTAGGTAAGTGGAACAGAGTAGAAAGTTCTATTCTGGGAGACGAGGTTACCACATATAACAATATAATGATAAATAAAGACACTATAATACTCCCTTACAAAGAGGTCACAGAGTCCATCCATGAAAGAGGTAAAATAATATTATAA
- a CDS encoding superoxide dismutase, which yields MTQTVQFKKYELPPLPYKVDALEPYISKDIIDVHYNGHHKGYVNGANTFLERMEKILNGQITAGQYDIQGLMRGLVFNINGHKLHALYWQNMAPSGKGGGKPGGALADLIDRQYGSFEKFKQIFTEAANSLPGTGWTVLYYDTESGNLEIMTFENHFQNHIAELPIILILDEFEHAYYLQYKNKRADYVNAWWNVVNWDEADKKLQKYLNK from the coding sequence ATGACTCAAACAGTTCAATTCAAAAAATACGAGTTACCACCACTACCATACAAAGTAGATGCATTAGAACCATACATAAGTAAAGATATAATAGATGTACACTATAACGGACACCATAAAGGATATGTAAACGGAGCGAATACTTTTCTAGAAAGGATGGAAAAAATACTGAATGGACAAATAACTGCTGGTCAATATGATATACAAGGCTTAATGAGAGGGCTGGTCTTCAACATAAACGGACATAAGTTACATGCACTATATTGGCAGAACATGGCGCCTTCTGGAAAAGGTGGAGGAAAACCCGGTGGAGCTTTAGCTGATTTAATAGACAGGCAGTACGGGAGCTTTGAAAAATTCAAGCAAATATTCACTGAGGCCGCAAACAGCTTGCCCGGAACAGGTTGGACGGTGCTATATTATGATACCGAGTCAGGAAACCTAGAAATAATGACTTTCGAAAACCACTTCCAAAACCACATTGCAGAACTGCCGATAATACTTATTCTTGATGAGTTTGAACATGCATACTATCTACAGTACAAGAACAAGAGGGCCGACTATGTAAATGCATGGTGGAATGTAGTAAACTGGGACGAAGCCGATAAAAAATTACAGAAGTATTTAAATAAGTAA